The Capsicum annuum cultivar UCD-10X-F1 chromosome 1, UCD10Xv1.1, whole genome shotgun sequence sequence ggcaagcaacaagttgaagaaattgcaagtcaggagcccgcctgaagaatagggtgataaaagctGAGTCAAGAGCCaatagaagctgtatagataggattttgtaatttcatttatttttttaacttgtaatttttatttttgatgtaatgacagagccgcgaaccggaacctcgatggaacctcactcgactctccaacccggtatagtccacttctcttccaactctttgagatacttgtgactTCCTCATGACTTGGGTAGATAGGGTGTCCGACAGGATTCGATTGTCCTTTTTTCTTTTAGTCCTCTCTTTGAATAAGGATCGGGACAAAATTCGATCTCGTTgtttacttctttgtctgaaaacactgtgtgtttacattcaaagaaGGCATGATGTAGACAagtaatttcgtccctccccgatatcatttTACCCATTCTTACCTTACGCTACCCATGTAATTACattccacaaaaatacaaaaaataactctcaacaaaatccctaacaaatttttattctttttaacatcctaacaaccctttcaattaaaataagGCACATTACCCATACCCCTgccctcaccaccccataccccaTATGACCCCTTCTCACATTCCTTGGtcacaaaggaaaaaaaaacggACAGTTGTACAAAAGTGGAAGAATTTTGTTCTCTTTCTGGgggattcttttttatttttttattttatttttttatttatttattatatacataCACACGTAGGGAACAAAAAAACCACAGATTCACAAttcatatacaacaacaatatacaaaCCCACATCATCGTCTCCATATTTCTCTTCTACACAAACACTCATTTTTATCCATCCTCTCATCCATGGAGAATACATATATACTCCATTTTGCACACTCTCAGAAGGGaaatcttctccatttttatcttctttacaaaaaaaaaagctcaaaaaaaaGGGGGTTCTTCTTCTTCCTGGATATCACGATACTATACATACACCCACAGACctagaaaaaaagatcaaaagcATACACCATCATTTCTCCATAATACATATACGAGACACACAGAAAGAGAGAGGGAGGGAGTGAAAGATTGTGAGGAAAAACAGACCAGGAAAAGCTCagaaacgaaaaaaaataaaaaaaatggactaAAAGGGGAGGGGACGATCAGAATTGTGGGTTGGTGAGAGGTTCAGTTTTTCTCCGAGCTTTTTCTGGAAAAACTTGCCATGAAATTGATCTTTGGTTCGTCGTTCGTTTGACCCAtttatagaaatatcaaaatttcttcatttttctcttgatttctGCGTTAGATCTGGCTGGCGACATTGAATTTAGTCAGAAAATATTGAAACAACAAGGGTGTCTTCGCTGAAATGGATCTTGTTTTGAATCTACTTCGCAATAGTCTTTTCACATATGGGTCGAGTTTGTGTTGTTGCAATTTCTGTCTTGGGTTCATCGGTAGTCGTTGTTGGTTTAGGAATTTAGGTTTCGGTTCATCCTGACTTGTTCATTGAGTTCAGTTTTGGGTCTCAATTCTTCGATACCGAGCTTTGATTCCATCGCTGTTGAGGTTCTCCTATTCGGGCTTCTTTAACGTTATTTTCAACGAAAGTCGATATCGAAAAGTCCATTTTCTTTAGCCCATTGCCTCttctctattttaatttgttgaaaCGATCATGATTATGTGTTGGGTGATTATGAATGCTTGATGTTGATGTTATGACCATGCGCTTGATTATGCGACTTTCTTTGTTTGAGGAATGaatttgatcatgttttaatggatCGATAAAAAAAAGTTGGGGTttggaattgaaaaattgatgaaaaggtTAGATTcggataaattttaatttattgtgtttgaatGTAAATGTCACGAATTGGATAGGCaaacgtaggttgggtaggcaaagtttgaAATTTGTGGTTTTTGTTGAagatttgaaattttgttgaatgtttgaaaattGGGTGAATGATTTGGTTTTCTCACATTGGAAAAATATATTCATTTGGCCGGAGAATGCCCCAAGGTATTAGTATTTGATTTATCCAGGaaatgccccgaagaattttatacccggaggacgttcgtgatcaaggcccgaggcgtcgggtagagcacgggagtttagtttaggattagtttataatagagtaggtttatattttcgcatttttttctatttcgggATTGTTATAATCAGACTGGacattataattttggatttattttgtttgtttgtttgattgatcgttttgtgtgattttgtgtggtttatatattcataatgtcaaattagcctatacgctccaccaagcgaccgtggtcaaaccacgggatcgaggggtgcctaacaccttcccctcggtcaacagaattccttagccggaatctctgttagcaaaccagttttaaagagtcaaaccatttcgaaaagaattttccaaaggtgacttggcacaccggattatgccaagtggcgactctgaatttaattgtaaaaaatcCTTTTCGgaacaaaattttcatttttgaacacttaataataaaaccctttcgaacttaaaaaattaattttttgaagtacgaaaaaggggtgtgacaatactATGAGATTAAATTTCCAGATATGGATGCTTGCAATATATGTAATTTGGATGTGCACCACATAagatttataaaaggaaaaagtgtTTTCTACCAggatttttttatattcagcGTTCAAACATGAAATATTTGATTAAAGTGTAGACAGATCTTATTCATATTACTACAATTATTCATATTACTACAATTGTTGGTGGTGAATAAATATAAGTTAACAAGTACATATCTATTGACTATTAGTAAAGATTAAAGTACATGAAGGAGAGAACACAAACCTTATAATTGGACATGCGCAACTCATaataatgcatatatatttatttatctatttatttttccatcattaagtttaaaattattttttgaggcATATATAATAACTATACAGCTTTTTGCTCCTTAAATCGATAACCATCTTTTAGCTAACCTAGCCTCCTCCGTCTCTCAAGACCAATACGGAGTTAGTACATAAATATTTACCTATTGTGCATCAATTACGCCAGCAATATACTACCATTTTACTCcaagtatatttttcatattttccccTATATATTTCGGGGAGAAAACAATTTCTTCATTTCAACAAACCTCTTAGTCTCACCTTGGATATTATTCAATTCACTTTTACTTCTTTCTTCTTGAGCTTCAACATCTTCAAtatcacctttttcatcttcaaACTTGCTTGCTAAAATTTGGTACTGAACTTTCTCTCTATAAATAATCTTGACAAGAACCAAATAAAAGGAAACAACAAAAATAGTGACCCCAATTAAATACCAACTAAACTCAATATTTACCAATGATTTTGCTCTTTTAAGATCATCAGGATTAGGGCATGTAAGATCATTTGAATTTAAAACACAACCTTTTGGTATAAACTTTGGGGTCCAAATCATAATTCCCATGACCATAAACCAAATTCCttgaaaaataatactataagaTCTCACAAAACTATTCAAGAAACTATTAGGAAAAGGAATTCCCGAAAGGATAGTGAAAAAagtcataaaaataattatttgtaaaAGCCAATAGTATTGTCCTTCAACACCCATATGGTCACTAGAGTGAAGATGGAAAACAAGAAATTCATGGCCAAAAGCAATGGCACCTAGAAATTGTGAAAGTCCAAATTGAGTAGGGATTGATAGTGTGGTTTTGTCAATAGTTATAGAGAAAAGTGCATATACCAAAAAAGTTAGGGAAATATTTGAATGTTCAAAATTTCTAAGATGATTAGATGGAATAGTTCCATCTAAATCTAGTGGTTGGTGTTTTTGTGGACCTATAAAAAGTTCcattaatattgaaataatactactaaaaataaacaagaaaagtTCTAAATACCTTATCTTTGGAAATGGAAACCATGGAAGTGAAGTGTAGGATTTTGGGTTTATAGCATGTAGTTTAATATTGTTAATTAAATGCCAAATACCAATTAAAAAGAAACCAAATCCTGGTACTACATGTCCCACTAAAGAGCccatttttttgttcttgtaaaaaaaaaaaaaaaaaaacttttgatgttttttggtattttgggatattttggAGAGGAAAAAAGAGTGGATATAAATAATAGCACAAGTGGTATGGAGGCCCTTCTTTTCTTGTAACACTATATTCATCGTCAGTGTAAATAATTATTACATCATTAAGTTATTTGATTATTGTAAAAAAGATTGCACACCATCAAGTCGTGTTCACTTGTTCTAATAGGTAATATATTTATTTGCAACTTATTTATGTTGATGTACAAAATTTAAACTCATCCACCGCTAAGAATCTCCCCTCTCCTTAGTACCTTTGAAGAGTCATTAACATAAAAGTAACCTAAAACGTAGGCGGGGAAGTAAAAAGTAATAGGACAAAAAACGTTGTTATTAGCATAACCATGTATAAACAAAATATATTGACTTCTAGAAATATGCGTTTGAAAATTATTTACAcaatcaaattattttaaaataaaataactcataTGGGTATATAATTCTAAGTCGCGTTACATAAGACCTATTAATTAGGGGAAAATCCTTCATAACAATAGCTTTCTCATTCTTTTAGTTCGAATGTGAAACTTTTATTTAAGATGAAGGAATTTGTCAATTCATCTCACCATATTCTCTCGTGGCCCCTAAGGCCTAAATATAATTGTAGAATCCATAAGAAGTATCCCTTGCATTGTGTCCATCATTAACCCATGATGattaatttcacttttaaaaaaaaaaaggtagatTCAATTATGTCATTGAAATATAGGTAAGTACATTTTGGGTGGAACTATAGTATTAGGTACGGTTTAGATGAGATCTTATATATGTACtagaaaatttatttaatatttaattatgaaCTCAATAATTAGAACAAGCTTTTGCTCCATCAACAAATtcgaaactaaaaaaaaacttcaaatccTGATTTTGTTCAATTCAATAAATTATAAGAGAGTTCCAAATCAATATGGAATTATCACCTTCCTAGAAACACACATGAAGGAGAACTACAAGAAATCAATTGCTTCTACAAAATGGTAACCTATATGCCcacatttaaaattttatatatggaCTTTCAATAGAGTTAAAATTATACACTAACAGTACAAAAATtcagaaaaatacatattcttctagaTGAGGAGTGAGTCAGAGCCAGATCAAAGTGAAAGTCAATAGAAAACTTGTTAGAAGGACGGATCGAGgataaatagatatgttatcaGCCAATATATCTTCTTGTTGCTCCAATACCTATGTCAATAATCTGACATGTAAATGTGGTGTCATGACTTTAAGAAGGAAATTGATATTATATATACTCTTTGGTCTAAATCTGATATTGtacctgaaaaataaaataatattataattaattaaattgtattgataatgtaaaattttgaattcatacCTTAAATCCCATATAAGAAGAGGAAAACGAATAGGATATTTTCTACTCCGGAAGTATCCTCTCGTAGTTCTCGATACTATGATAGCTATATTAATCTAACATTAATATACAGAACTACAGGAAGAACTTCCAAAGGAGAAAATCCTACTCGGAGCAAACACTCAATTAGGATcataaaaatgaagaattaatgaTGAATTTGAAATTGTGGAAGTgattgtaattaataaatggaagGAACTTGATACCAAGTCTAGTTTTTGgtaattagaaattaatttacTTACCTTCAACATAAAAGTAGAAAGGTCATAATTTGGGGACTTCAATCCAAAAGGATTATGAGGATAAAAGTTACTAAAGTAGTTcaagattttatcaaatttattattttctccgtttaaaaaagaataatttattttgacttgatatcatgttcaaaaaataaagaatatttttgaatcttgtgatgaAAAGTTAATATTaaagtgttaaaaaaaaaaaaaaaaagggggtcattctttttaaaatgaactTAAAAAAAGTAGATCAATCTttttaaaatggagaaaatatattttttaaattcttctaCTTAAACGTATATAGTGTTTCTTACTAAATCAAATAATTTAACCGTAAGTGTGACAAATTAAAGAGCTAGGTTAAAATTTCCGTTAGGTTTTAACTTTTAATCCAATAGATCAAGAtattaagataataataataatcgagAACCTAGTTTAAGAATTTTGGTAATTGTTCACCTATGCTAATCCTGCCCTTAAATTTAATCACTCCTTTATAAACTCAAGTAGATAAAGATAAACATGTACTGAtcgattattaaaaaaaaaaaaaaaaaagctatatAATACGACTACCAAAAAAAGAGTTTATAAGACTAACAATGTaaacaacttttaaaaattattagtgCAAAATTAATCGATTATAAGATATTATTACGTTATTGCTACGATAAAGTTTGATTGTTAATCATGCAGAATAAgtaaaattgatcaattttattattctttttacaAAAATTGCATTGCAAACAAAGTAACGCAGTCAAGTCTCAATGTAGTAGTAACACGTAGTATCTTTGTTTGGTAAAAAAACATAAATGCAAATAGAACTTAAAAGCAAGTAGATGTAGATCAATTAAACCACAAATTATACGTTATTATCAGTGTCTAGAACTTAAATTCGAaaataaataagtgaaatttATCGGATTAAACATTGTTTATAGCCACGCCAAATATACCTCGCATGTCAATcgaattttttgataaaatatttacatGCATATAGATAATGATGCCGCTTGTCGCTTGTCATTGTAGTAATTAAATCATGTTTACGACTATAAATATTGTAATCGCTTTTAAAAAAATTCTGCATACATGACTGTTTAAAGATAATTATTAAATTCAAGATGGAATTCGTATAATTGTTTTTTAAGTTTCTTCTCATCACTTCCCCTCAATAGGGAAACTAACTTTATGAACAAACTTCCTGCATAACTTGCCTAGGATGTTAAGGTTTCttcaataaaacaataaaattctGACAACTTGGAACTCCAGACAAGAAAACATAACACCTAggttgttatatattttttataaaattatcctactatatatatatagtagaaacaAATGATTGTCTAGCTAGCACAAAAGATAGAGGATATTTATATATAAGCAAACCCATCATTTTCCTTCTCTAttcaatctcaaaaccaaggaaTAAAATCACAAGAAAAGTTATTGTAGTAGGAGATAACAAT is a genomic window containing:
- the LOC107854495 gene encoding transmembrane protein 45B, which encodes MGSLVGHVVPGFGFFLIGIWHLINNIKLHAINPKSYTSLPWFPFPKIRYLELFLFIFSSIISILMELFIGPQKHQPLDLDGTIPSNHLRNFEHSNISLTFLVYALFSITIDKTTLSIPTQFGLSQFLGAIAFGHEFLVFHLHSSDHMGVEGQYYWLLQIIIFMTFFTILSGIPFPNSFLNSFVRSYSIIFQGIWFMVMGIMIWTPKFIPKGCVLNSNDLTCPNPDDLKRAKSLVNIEFSWYLIGVTIFVVSFYLVLVKIIYREKVQYQILASKFEDEKGDIEDVEAQEERSKSELNNIQGETKRFVEMKKLFSPRNI